The nucleotide sequence AATAAAGAGGATGTCCGCAACGGTTTAATCGCATACAAAATCGCAGCGCATGCCGCTGATCTTGCAAAAGGACATCCGCGAGCAAAACAGCGTGACGACGCCTTATCCAAAGCTCGTTTTGATTTTCGCTGGAACGATCAATTCAATTTGTCTCTGGACCCAGAACGCGCCCGCGAATATCACGACGAAACATTGCCAGCAGAAGCCGCCAAGTCAGCCCATTTTTGTTCCATGTGCGGACCAAAATTTTGCAGCATGAAAATTTCGCACGACATTCGTCACATTGCCAATGAACAAGGGGGTGCCCAAGACCCCGCCATTCTTGCAGGGATGCAGGAAAAATCGCGTGAGTTCCGCGAACAAGGAAGCCGTTTGTACCAGCCGTAATGAAGGAGGAAGCCTATGGAGGAAGCCAGTCGTTTACGCGAAAAGATCAGTCGATTAGAAGCTGAGCTAGAGCAATTTAAACAACAATTGCGGCTGATTCAACAGGACTGCAGCCACGTCTATATCGAAACTCCACTTACGCGAACCTGCTCGAAGTGCCTGCAAACCGAAAGCCTTTATTATTAATAGAAAAAGGTCGAAATCCCTTTGGTGGATCTCGACCTTTTTTCTTGCTTATTTCGTCATTCCAACTTGCAATGGAAGTCCTTCTTTATAATAGAGAGAGGGCGATAGCAGAATGAAGAAAATATGGATATGCAGAAAGCCTTGCTTCTTCAAAATGCCGTGTATGGCACTAGCAATCGCGTCATGCTGCTTTTGTTCACGGGGAAACATCATGATCTCTACAGACAAAGGACTGTTCGTCAATTGCTCTACCTGAAGCAGCTCTAATTTCACCTTTTCCTGAGCTACTTCAGCAATTTTGGAAAACTCTTCTATAAGAATCTGAGAAATGGGCTCTATGTCTTGCTTCGCAAAGCCTTTAAACCGAAGAAACGGCAAGTCAATTCCTTCTTTCGTAAATGAGTTCGCACAGTCATTATAAACATGTCTCTAATTGTATATCAATGAAAAAAGGATTAAAGAAAGTGAACAACAAACATTCCCAACTGGAGCAAGAGACGCAAAGAGGGCCATATCAGAGAGCAGCTCCCTTCCCATGAGGTGTGGTGGACGTACCACGGAAGGAGGAAGCAGCTCAACCAGATACAGCCCAATCCGCTGACCCATTGGTTACTTTATACACGTAGTATAGCCCGAATTCAATACTTAATCAATGAAAAAGTTTCGTAAAATTCTAACA is from Brevibacillus brevis and encodes:
- a CDS encoding DUF1904 family protein, whose amino-acid sequence is MPFLRFKGFAKQDIEPISQILIEEFSKIAEVAQEKVKLELLQVEQLTNSPLSVEIMMFPREQKQHDAIASAIHGILKKQGFLHIHIFFILLSPSLYYKEGLPLQVGMTK